From a region of the Gossypium raimondii isolate GPD5lz chromosome 10, ASM2569854v1, whole genome shotgun sequence genome:
- the LOC105775512 gene encoding F-box protein At3g07870-like, whose translation MYNNLEKSRKRLHLSYVYAYGASVQVSKLNFTPKFKVPTWDISDISACNGLLCLVGPKRDDPFYVFYVCNPILGEFITIQPPYKDRCRGDFWGLSYSTVTNQYKLLQSYYPTDELNCPMVEIYTIGSGTWRSIVNAPTDFVSLRFKAFLNGALHWSKSSLRGEFINSFDFDTEQFGIVPPPHHFQELDKSSSECTKTGVLGGCLFICHYPDFMQFDIWAMKEYGVKESWTKQFVVKHVYSGSYQPILVLSNGEIFMLSNYPKRTCYNQKGRYLRGAKSFWIPSKFDAISYAPCFVSLYNVAKGEQISSYYIIIVAMHLINRIRVRVQSFLSSPTA comes from the coding sequence ATGTATAATAATCTTGAAAAATCTCGAAAGAGGCTTCATTTATCCTATGTTTATGCTTATGGTGCAAGTGTCCAGGTCTCCAAACTCAACTTTACACCCAAATTTAAAGTACCCACTTGGGATATTTCTGATATTAGTGCATGTAATGGTTTGCTTTGTTTAGTTGGACCCAAAAGAGATGACCCTTTCTATGTGTTCTACGTGTGTAACCCAATTTTGGGTgaatttatcacaattcaaCCACCTTATAAGGATAGGTGTAGGGGTGATTTTTGGGGGCTTAGTTATTCAACTGTCACTAATCAATACAAACTTTTGCAAAGCTATTATCCTACAGATGAATTGAATTGCCCAATGGTTGAAATATACACCATTGGGAGTGGTACATGGAGAAGCATAGTAAATGCACCTACTGACTTTGTTTCTTTACGTTTCAAAGCTTTCTTGAATGGAGCCCTTCACTGGTCGAAATCTTCTCTTCGTGGTGAATTCATAAATTCTTTTGACTTTGATACTGAGCAGTTTGGGATAGTTCCACCGCCTCATCATTTTCAAGAATTGGATAAGAGTTCTTCAGAATGCACAAAGACTGGAGTGCTAGGAGGTTGTCTGTTTATATGTCACTATCCAGATTTCATGCAATTTGACATTTGGGCTATGAAGGAATATGGTGTCAAGGAGTCTTGGACCAAACAATTTGTCGTTAAACATGTTTACTCGGGTTCCTATCAACCAATACTTGTTTTGAGCAATGGAGAAATATTCATGTTGTCAAATTACCCGAAAAGAACTTGTTACAACCAGAAGGGGAGATATTTACGAGGAGCTAAATCCTTCTGGATTCCCTCAAAATttgatgcaatttcttatgCCCCATGCTTTGTTTCTCTCTACAATGTTGCAAAAGGAGAGCAAATATCCAGTTATTATATCATAATCGTAGCGATGCACCTTATTAATAGGATTAGAGTGCGAGTTCAAAGTTTTCTTTCATCACCTACAGCTTGA
- the LOC105778088 gene encoding uncharacterized protein LOC105778088 isoform X1 has product MDKATPTPESPPVSPPQQAALHQDDAADDDENVKQLKECSALYLSLQDCLIKSNRNWKSCQMDNVNGSTSSSLQRKTIFSFKS; this is encoded by the exons ATGGACAAAGCAACGCCAACACCAGAATCTCCGCCAGTGTCGCCACCACAGCAGGCGGCGCTTCACCAAGACGACGCAGCTGATGACGATGAGAACGTGAAGCAATTGAAGGAATGCTCTGCTCTCTACTTATCCTTGCAA GATTGTCTTATTAAGAGCAACAGGAATTGGAAATCTTGTCAAATGG ACAATGTCAATGGATCAACCTCGTCCTCGCTCCAAAGAAAAACTATCTTctcttttaaaagttaa
- the LOC105778088 gene encoding uncharacterized protein LOC105778088 isoform X2 — protein MDKATPTPESPPVSPPQQAALHQDDAADDDENVKQLKECSALYLSLQDCLIKSNRNWKSCQMEVQALKACNERRKK, from the exons ATGGACAAAGCAACGCCAACACCAGAATCTCCGCCAGTGTCGCCACCACAGCAGGCGGCGCTTCACCAAGACGACGCAGCTGATGACGATGAGAACGTGAAGCAATTGAAGGAATGCTCTGCTCTCTACTTATCCTTGCAA GATTGTCTTATTAAGAGCAACAGGAATTGGAAATCTTGTCAAATGG aggtTCAAGCTTTGAAGGCATGCAATGAAAGGAGGAAAAAATAG